acttttttaaagacaataatatttttttgacagatttaaatttgaaagacaatatttgaaggaaaaaaagtagAAAGTTTTCTCTTATTTCATACTACTTCTTCCATTCTTATATAAGACTTAaatgtttaatcaatcaaaactaacaaaaataattgataacaaaaaatttataatttttaaaaaattattattgttattaatattttcctttcttttaatttgtttgttaatatatatatatatatttcttttaattatgagtattttaattaaaaataattaatagaaaatattataaattgaattttgtaaaaaaataaacataattgcAAATTTGGAAGTTATAAATAAGAATTGACTCTTTTAATCAGGAATATTTATTATGTGCATTTAACTGTTTAATTACTTAATCACTCGCAGGCTTAGACAAGTAGGTTCGATGGAAATTAGTTGATTAGATTGGCGTAAATTTAAGAAGTCGTCCTTTCCAAGTTTTTGATCCTAAATCCCATCCCATACgtaaatttttttggtaaaacagCAAATAAAGTAGATGCGTGCAAAGTCCAGTCATCCCAAATTTCTAATCCGCTTTTCGTCAACACAAGGATCGCCTTCATGCCCAGTGCTGTGTGTGTGGCCACTGAAGTAAAAGTAAACCCCGAAAGTCTCCAACGCAATTAAATCACCATTCACTCGCTCGTAAGATCTCGGCGAGAGCGCAAAACGCAGTCGTTTCACTATGAAACGCGAGTGCCACCGCTCGATCTCGGGGTCTTAAGTTTGCGATGCAGCCGAATTTGTTTCCCTTTGGAAGCGTGCTGGGGAATCCTTTCATTTTCAATGGCGACGGCGATTTGAGCGAGGGAGGAGGAGGGATCGAGAGCTCTAGGGTTTTCTTCTTGCTCCCGTTCTTCTTGCTCTCCCAGGGAGGAGCAATGGATTTGTCCAAGGTCGGCGAAAAAATCTTGAGTTCCGTTAGGTCCGCCAGATCTCTTGGATTGCTCCCTCCCGTTTCTGATCGCCCCGAGGTAAACGCGATTTTCACGCACAATTGCCTCGCTCGCCATTTGATTGTGTGCTTTTGGAATTTTAGATGTGTGGTTTTAGTTTTTACATAAAGATAATGCCGTGCGATTGGATTGTTGCAATGCGTTGTATGTTTGTAGTTAAGCTAGGGTGAAGCGTTAACTGTGCTGCTTTTAATGCGTTTGATGCGAGTTTTGGATTTGATGATGTATTTGTACCGTTTCTGTGCGCCTACCACCTGATTGCGAGTTAACACTGAGCTAGACTTTTTGATAATAGAATTGGCGGCGGCAAGCTtgatttggaaaaataattaaatcatgaGATGGATTTCGTCGAGAATATTGGCTGTGTAAGAGGACTTGCTAAAAGCCGTAGATGTTGAGATGTTTTTGGCGGTAGGGAATACCATGGTTTTAAATTAATCCCGGTTGCAGTTTTGTCACGATCCTTGATATTGGGGGAAATTGCAGTTGATGTGGCCGCAACTGCGGTCGCGGTGAGTAAAAGACCTTGACGTTGCAGCTGCAATTGCGGTTGCAgaccattttttaaaaccatGGGGAGTActgaataatttgtttttaagttgCTTATTATATAGGATTTCTCGAGTGGAAACTCGTGAGTTTTGTTTACGGGAATTATTACAAGTGAAGATAGAGTTATATTTGCTATTCTGGAATAGATTTATAGGTTAAATGTGAAAGTGATTTGCTAAAGGAATTAGATTGGGTGACTGAAAGAATGGGCTCTCATTAGAATTGCAAATATTAGTTGCTATGAGAAACTGCAGTCATAAGGATGTGgttttacatatattatatattgttttcgAGTTTGAATAGCATCTTGAGTATGGCTTATTTTCATGTGGTTCATCTTTAAGCTCAGTAGCTATAATAATCTTAGTGGGCAACAAATTACAATCATAATTATGAACTGACATTTGTGTCCTAGCTTTTCTATTGGATGACTATATCTCTCTTCGCAATCAAAGCATAATCCTCTCTTACACTGCCAATCAACTCTTGTGAGGATTCTTTTTCTCCTAATAACGCAGTAGTCTTAAATAGCGGGGATGAGGAATTTGTTAACCTAGATGGTTGCTATTATTCACAAAGTTGATCATCCAGCATTCTTGATAACGTAGTGGTCTACAAGCCTTTTGAATATATCTTGTAATTTCATGCTTAAGTCCACCAGCCAACCTAACAATGAATGTTCCCTGTGGTTGTCCTGCTGTTCATGTTCATACACATGTTAGTATTCGTGTAGTGACTCCTTATTTGTTTGAGTTAGAGTCATATTATCATGTTTTACAAATGTTGTTGAACAGGTTCCAGCTCGAGCTGCTGCTGCAGCTGCTGTAGCTCGTGCTCTTGCAGGGTTACCTCCTCATCAGAGATACAGTCTTTCATCAAGTTCAGAAGAACTAAGTTCAATATATGGAAGCAGACCTCAAGGCCAAGTAGTGGAGGAGCTGGAGGATGAATTCTATGAAGAGGTGCTATTTGCTGTATCACTCCAGTTTCAATTTCATACTGATTTTTCTTGGAACCTCCTTTGTGTTGAATGACAGAAACTATTTTCATATGGAGGTTCTGTTGCTCAATTTGGAGAGACACTTTTCTGTTTGTTTATGTTTATTGAGAGATGGctgaaaattttatcttttggaAGTTTCCAAATATGTCCTTGTACCAGGAGACCTTGAGATGGTTGCTAACAGTTGAGAGCATAGAACTTCTCAGTAAGAATTAGTTTTGTATCCTTAGATAGATCATTGATATAACACTTCATATTAGGAAGTTTTATATATTCGAATTTCTTCctcgatttttttaattaatatttgaaaatttgaatataCCTTTATTTAGAACTTGAACTTGGGTAATGGGAATCCATATCCATTAGTAATCACAACTTCTGtttgggtatttttttttaattgtttttttcctttGGCTCATTTTCAGAAGTGACACAATTTATCCACTCTTTTCTCCTCTTGCCAAGTTTTGCTTATAACAGCTTCTTCTTATTAGTATACTACTATTTaacaagttttatatttttaaagtctTCATGTTTCTACTGATTAtaggaaaacaaaaaggaaaaactatttttttggtTCCCTCTTATGAACTCAAGGCTTGAAAGAATGGAACTGTGAAAATCTGTAATTATTGATATCAATGTATACATGTTTCTGAGCTTAACTAGCTAACTCTAGCCGTTACTAACTTACTAACTCCCTCTCAGCCTCATAGTCTCGTACACATGTAATACACGTAATATTCCCCATGCTAACATCGTGAAAATTTCCTGTCACGTTTGCATTTCAAtgaaattttattcatatttgattGCCTTGAATTATGAGGTGAATGGATTCTTTTGAATGCCTTTATGCAGGACTTTGATCCAATTAGGCATGTTTTAGAGCACGTTCCAGTTGAAGAGAACGAGCtaacatattttgaaaaacaggTGTGGTTCATGTTTCTCAATCTTGCTcagttgaaaatattttaactttttgttaTCTTTAAAGGTAAAATTTTCTTTAGGTTCTCAGCTGAGTCATTCTtctatgtaacaaaaaatatttgtatccAACTATCCATTGTATTACTTACTAGCTTAGAAGAAAGTAGAAACTGATTAATTTTTACACTTGTAACTGATGACATATATATCTTCATGATTCctctttatttattaaaagcaaAATATTATTAGCTTTGATGCTCATCTCTTGCATTCATTGCTAATTGTCATCTCTTGCACTTAAGAGCAACTCCAATGCTTTTGCTTTAAGTTACTTATCAATTGAGCAATGGTTCCAAAACAATATTCCTCCGTTGGAGTGGTGTGATTTGGCAGCCAGCTGTAGGAACTGCTAATTTAAGCAATGGTTGCAAACCATTAAATGAGCTCATGTCAGCTTGAAATCTTAACGTAATGATAAGTCGTTACAAATCTTATTATAATCTCAACAGTTTGAACTTGTTAATTGATTGAGTTAGGTTGTATTATCCTGCTACATGTTATTAATACTCTTATTTAAGATGTTTGGTCTTGGATTTTGTCATGTAGGCTGCCCTTAGATTGGCACAACTGGATAGAGTAGCCGAGCGTTTATCTCGCCATGTTATGGAGCATCATGAAGTGATGGGTAAGTTGAAGAGGTGAACTAAGAGAATCGACTATACCTACTCTGTGCATTAGTACATGAGTTCATGcatgttggatatttttttttttgctgtgcACAGTTTTTTACTTGCTTATATCAAGGTTGTCAATTTTTAATTGCGTGAGCAACATTTTATTAGGCTTAGATATGAATTTAGTCCTGGTAAGTAGGGGTGTTCGCGGGATTTTAGCTAAATTCAGGACTTAACCCAATCAAATTTGATCGGTTTGGTTCGGTTCGTTTCACAATTTGTTTTTGAAACTCAACCCAACTCAATCCATTCATGAAcggtttggtttggttcgaGTCAACGGGTTATccatttaaatttgatcttttttttagaactactattttatatcatgattcatcCAAATATCAAATACAATTAACATAGTATTATCAAATGTCTGaaagtagtaaaattgattaatttaataccatcaacataatattctaaaatagattaatacaaataatattttttttaacgagATTTACTATAATAGTCTGAATCAATACTATTTCCTACAAACTAATTTCTTGCAATAAGCTTTGCTACAATCAAATTTGTTGCAACCAAATTTGttgaaacaaataaacaaaatatgatcaattaatattataaacatggcagaaaaaaataaatataaaaaaatgggaAACGAATAACAATGTACCTAAAAGTAATACCTTAAAAGTTCCAACACTAGTAGTCCCAATATTAGCAGGATTTAAGGACAAACCAAACAACTCTAAAACTTTTGATCGGTTCAGTTCGATTTTGATCGGATCTATAAATCTAAACCCGTGGCCCAACCCGTACATGAATGCTTTTGATTGATTCGGTTTTGACCCAAATACATAAATGACCCAACCCAAACTGTTCGGATCGGTTTGGGTCAATTCGGGTTCACGGATGACCTATAACCACGAACACACCTACCGGTAAGTTTGAGCTTTTTCAATTTTGGTCCttgttcgtttttttttttgtgcatttaTAATCTCTGAAAGTTTGTGCTTCTTTAGTTTTGGTCCCTGTAAGTTTTCTTTGTTCACTTTTAGTCCTTGTAAGtttatgtttttctaattttggtccctaaaagcGGGAACTTATAgttaaatagattaaaaattgaaaaattagaatcttaaagagactaaaattgaaaaagcgCAAACttacaaggactaaaatgaacaaaaaaaacttatggaCCAAAATTGAAAAAGCCCAAACTTACatggactaaaatgaaaaaaagaaccaaaattggaaaaacacaaacttacaaggactaaattcatatttaagcCTTATTTTATGAGCAAATTACACTGATACCCCTTGTGGTTTCTTCAAAATTTACATTATACGCCGCCTTTTCCCCCTTCCAGTAACCCCCTAAATTGTTTGAAATATATGACATTGACGCTCTCAATACCCAAGAAATACATTACACTATGTAACCATGTAAGGGGGGTTTATTGTAAAGGTAAAAAAGGGGGTGGATTTTGAAGAAACCACAAAGGTGTCAGTGTAATTtgctttataattattaatttctcaataaaaattaaaaaaaattaagcttttGTTGACTTATAAATCATGTTAAGATCCTAATTCTAGTATCCTTATCAGTAAATGTATCTGGAAGAAAGCAGTGCcattctaatttaaatttaaataataaacaattttgGTCTAAATTCATTGAGATATTGAGAAATTGGGTTCATGCAACTCTACTGCAGTTGCCaacttcccttttttttaagCTTTAGAATAAGTAGCTGATACTTACTTTTGCCCAGTGAAGGGGATGAATTTGGTCAGAGAATTGGAAAAAGACTTAAGAATTGCAAATGTCATCTGTATGGTAAGCATCATAACTAATAAGGAGCTGATACTTACTATTTTGTCTATCTTGCTCTTACTGCATTCTTTTTTATGCTTTGCAGAATGGAAGAAGACACTTGACATCATCTATGAATGAGGTTTCAAGAGATCTGATTGTGAATTCTTATTCTAAAAAGAAACAAGCTCTTCTGGTAATTCTGTCTCTTTTTGTACAAACTAgccttatgtttttgttttttgtatgcCTGTCTATGCTGTTTCCCATTTTCTCAtgatcttattttatttcattgtgTATTTTAGAAATTGATTTCTTCTTATTCATAAGTTGTTATCGGGTATATAAAGTAGTTTAGTTTAGGATACATAATAGCATGTGGTGGTAATTTCGTGAATTCATCTATTTCCATTCATAGGACATGCTTCCAACCTTGACTGAACTTCGACGTGCATTGGACATGCCATCAACACTTGAATCCCTTGTAGAAGAAGGGAATTACTGGAAGGTGAGcttctatatattaaaatgcaGATTGTGGTCAATTACTCACAACTTAATCAagtttctaatttttgttttttctgttttttggaTCTTAGGCATCTTCTAAGATGTTCATTTTTCGTGTTGATCATTATGCAGGCATTTCAAGTCCTATCTGAGTATTTGCAAATCTTAGATAGTTTGTCAGAGCTTTCAGCAATACAAGAAATGAGTCGTGGTGTGGAGGTGAATTTTGAATAACTATTAGGAAGGATTAAGATGATTTATTCTTAAGATTTTCCTTGCATGTTAGGAGTAATTAGATCTGTTCTTATGTTCCTGAACATATTCCTGAACACATAAGTTTTCTTCATTGTATTATTAATGCAGGTTTGGCTGGGAAGAACTTTACAGAAGCTGGATGCTCTTTTATTGGGAGTATGCCAAGAATTCAAGGAAGATGGCTATATAACAGTGAGTGTCTATgttcttagtttttttatttggttagtTTTTCCCCCATTCTTTCTTGGATTTGTTTGTGTATTTCTTATTCTCTTCCATTTGTATATCTCCtttattaatacattttttctttataaccccccccccacccccccccccccaaaaaaaaaaaaaaccaatatttgatatgatatgTTGTCCTCACTGTAGTGTGCACGCGGAGATATTTGGTATTGTATTATTGGAAATATATTCTAAATGATGTTAACGTAAAGAGGTGGTGCAGGTAATTGATGCATATGCATTAATAGGGGATACTGCCGGTCTTGCTGAAAAGATACAGAGTTTCTTCATGCAAGAAGTTATATCAGAAACACACTCTGTATTAAAGGCTATTGTGCATGAGGTATGTAATACATTTTCTTGCCTAACTCATGTTTAGTACTATCTCAATTCTGAACTTATTTAGGAGGCGGGAGAGTTAATAGCATATTTTCCCCAATTGAGTGTGGAGTCTGTTCAATATTCCATGTAATTTTCATCTGTAATTATGGTGACATTGTATTAAATTAGGATTGACAGCACTTAATTCCTTGCAATGGGTAGTAGGACAATTGCCCATAATTATTGATATTGGATGCCCCAAAACAATATTACTGATTGTAGCAATGGATTCACATTAAATATTAGTTCAGTTGATTTAAAGGACTATAATTTCTCTCTGCCAACCCAAATAAAAGGACTCAATTAATTAGTATGttgttgactttttttttgtaggaTGAGGAGGGACTTTCGCAAAATAGTAGGTACTTTTTCTTCCGCAAGCATATTTATCATCCTTTAATGTTTAGTAtgagtatttttatgttagattggCTTCATAGTTGTCATTTCAATTCCAGGCTTACTTACAGCGACTTATGCCTTCGAATACCTGATTCAAAGTTCAGGCAATGCTTATTACGAACATTGGCTGTTTTGTTTGACCTTATGTgttcataccatgaaattatggaaTTCCAGCTAGAAAGAAAGGTAAACTTCCGGTTCCTCTTAAATATATTCTTTCCATTCATTATGCCTTTCCTCCCTTCTGCTTTGTGCATTCAAATCATGTGGACTTGTACACCCCAAACATAGTCACATGGACTACTATTGGGTCAATCTtggcttttaatttttaattatttgtttttgcaATGGTTAGAGAAGTCATTTGTAGTTTTCCACCCAATTGCTTAGTCCCTAATTTTAAACCTCTTAAGATCCTGAAAAGATCTCACTTCTCACTCAACAAGTTAACTTGTAAGTTGGATAAATCCTTGAATTGGTTTTGATGGGTTGAGTAAATCACCAGTTCGTGATAGGGTACACTTCTCACAATCGTCTAGTATTTCAATATGTATCCAATCTAGAGACTGGGAAGTGGGAAGAAAGCTACATTCATGATTACAGTGTCTATAGttgtttcatatttgtttttcagGCTCATACATATGGTTGATTTTAATCACAGGACTCAGCAGCACAAACTTCAAATAAGTGCAATGAAGAGATTTCCTGTAGTCCAGGTGAGACTCAGGAAGTTGATTCAGATGTAAGAGCCTGCAATAATTCTATGTCCAGTTCCAGAGATGTAATACATGGCTCATCTTCTAGGGAGGAATCTGCAACAAAGAGCTCACTGACTGAAACCAGTGGTTCACCATATAGTGATTTTCATGATACAATTAAGGAGGCTGGAAAGGAGGACAGTGCAACATCAAGCATTGAGTCCCCTTGGTACCATCTTCGCAAAGAAGCTACAACATTTGTTTCACAGACCCTTCAAAGAGGACGCAGGAATCTGTGGCATCTCACTGCAAGTCGTGTGTCAGTATTGCTTTCTTCTGCTGCAGTCTGTACTGCTAGCATTCATCAATTCTTGAAAAATTATGAAGACCTCGGTGTCTTTATTTTGACTGGGGAAGCCTTTTGTGGAATTGAAGCAGTTGAATTTAGGCAGAAGTTAAAGGTTCTTTGTGAAAACTATTTCATAGCTTTTCATCGACAAAATGTGCATGTAAGTGACCTTAAGGCTTCTCATTCTTCATGGTTGTTAGAGTCATATAATGTTGATCGTGATTTCTTATGTAGTTCCTTTGAGTCTGGTACATGTAAAATGCAATGTGATTTCTTGCCTCCTATGTCTGCACGGTGTCTCTAAGATGGTGATGGTGTTCTGGTTATCAATAagattttaatgtaataattttgttCCATAAATTTTAAACTTGTTTACTTCTGTTGTTCTTTCTAGGTGTTTGTTGGGATGTCTAACATGTTCTTATTTGTAGATCTGTTAATT
The nucleotide sequence above comes from Glycine soja cultivar W05 chromosome 11, ASM419377v2, whole genome shotgun sequence. Encoded proteins:
- the LOC114377403 gene encoding syndetin-like isoform X2 codes for the protein MQPNLFPFGSVLGNPFIFNGDGDLSEGGGGIESSRVFFLLPFFLLSQGGAMDLSKVGEKILSSVRSARSLGLLPPVSDRPEVPARAAAAAAVARALAGLPPHQRYSLSSSSEELSSIYGSRPQGQVVEELEDEFYEEDFDPIRHVLEHVPVEENELTYFEKQAALRLAQLDRVAERLSRHVMEHHEVMVKGMNLVRELEKDLRIANVICMNGRRHLTSSMNEVSRDLIVNSYSKKKQALLDMLPTLTELRRALDMPSTLESLVEEGNYWKAFQVLSEYLQILDSLSELSAIQEMSRGVEVWLGRTLQKLDALLLGVCQEFKEDGYITVIDAYALIGDTAGLAEKIQSFFMQEVISETHSVLKAIVHEDEEGLSQNSRLTYSDLCLRIPDSKFRQCLLRTLAVLFDLMCSYHEIMEFQLERKDSAAQTSNKCNEEISCSPGETQEVDSDVRACNNSMSSSRDVIHGSSSREESATKSSLTETSGSPYSDFHDTIKEAGKEDSATSSIESPWYHLRKEATTFVSQTLQRGRRNLWHLTASRVSVLLSSAAVCTASIHQFLKNYEDLGVFILTGEAFCGIEAVEFRQKLKVLCENYFIAFHRQNVHALKMVLEKETWLKLPPETVHMISFAGLIGDGAPLISLSSGKSTNVSAVHSIKSVNMVHTGARKNGFSHWIKSGNPFQQKLPTSNEGRGYSQPNGSVCGEFDGSSTNNFHDDKTPRKNDINQMNGANSVSEDENEDLLADFIDEDSQLPSRSSKPHHSRALSSHVNDEENTTQTGSSLCLLKSMDKYARLMQKLEVVNVEFFKGVCQLFGFFFYFIYETFGQQNASSTGKGTSSSLNYRLRTALSRVNQDCEEWIKSQSSSPTSLSSPFVHAELTPTHPPNTNYGHSSGTSLGLKERCVAVDTISLVARILNRSRAHLQSMLLQSNSTILEDFYVHLDSFRWMLYQILQNMFIGLQ
- the LOC114377403 gene encoding syndetin-like isoform X1, with protein sequence MQPNLFPFGSVLGNPFIFNGDGDLSEGGGGIESSRVFFLLPFFLLSQGGAMDLSKVGEKILSSVRSARSLGLLPPVSDRPEVPARAAAAAAVARALAGLPPHQRYSLSSSSEELSSIYGSRPQGQVVEELEDEFYEEDFDPIRHVLEHVPVEENELTYFEKQAALRLAQLDRVAERLSRHVMEHHEVMVKGMNLVRELEKDLRIANVICMNGRRHLTSSMNEVSRDLIVNSYSKKKQALLDMLPTLTELRRALDMPSTLESLVEEGNYWKAFQVLSEYLQILDSLSELSAIQEMSRGVEVWLGRTLQKLDALLLGVCQEFKEDGYITVIDAYALIGDTAGLAEKIQSFFMQEVISETHSVLKAIVHEDEEGLSQNSRLTYSDLCLRIPDSKFRQCLLRTLAVLFDLMCSYHEIMEFQLERKDSAAQTSNKCNEEISCSPGETQEVDSDVRACNNSMSSSRDVIHGSSSREESATKSSLTETSGSPYSDFHDTIKEAGKEDSATSSIESPWYHLRKEATTFVSQTLQRGRRNLWHLTASRVSVLLSSAAVCTASIHQFLKNYEDLGVFILTGEAFCGIEAVEFRQKLKVLCENYFIAFHRQNVHALKMVLEKETWLKLPPETVHMISFAGLIGDGAPLISLSSGKSTNVSAVHSIKSVNMVHTGARKNGFSHWIKSGNPFQQKLPTSNEGRGYSQPNGSVCGEFDGSSTNNFHDDKTPRKNDINQMNGANSVSEDENEDLLADFIDEDSQLPSRSSKPHHSRALSSHVNDEENTTQTGSSLCLLKSMDKYARLMQKLEVVNVEFFKGVCQLFGFFFYFIYETFGQQNASSTGKGTSSSLNYRLRTALSRVNQDCEEWIKSQSSSPTSLSSPFVHAELTPTHPPNTNYGHSSGTSLGLKERCVAVDTISLVARILNRSRAHLQSMLLQSNSTILEDFYVHLVDAVPDLTEHVHRTTVRLLLHINGYVERVANCKWEVKELGMEHNGYVDLMLGEFKHYKTRLAHGGIRKEVQDLLLDYGLEIVAETLVEGLSRVKRCSDEGRALMSLDLQVLINGLHHFVSLNVKPKLQMVETFIKAYYLPETEYVHWARAHPEYSKSQVVGLVNLVATMKGWKRKTRLDILEKIE